In Oceanivirga salmonicida, the genomic stretch CCCGCACAAGTTAAAGACATTGCAAAAGCAATTGAAGAAATTTCAAAACTTGAATTAAGAAAAGGTTATGATAAAATTCCTTTAGATGATGAAGATTATTCTGAATTTTTATCTGAAGAAGATTTTCAATATACATGGGAATGGTTTGAATATTCAAAAAAATTTTGGAGACTTGCTGCCAAGGAAAATAGATATGTATTATTCACAGTAGACCAATAAAAAATACAACTAAACTTATGTTATTGAATCAACGATTTTCTAATTAAAAGAATAGAAAAATAATAAATATATAAAATACCTTAAATTTTAAAAGATTTAAGGTAATTTTTTTTTGAAAAATAAGTGGTATTATGGTATAATTCACAGGTAATGGGGTGTGAAATGAAAAGTTATGAAGATATATTAGAATATTATAAAATAAAAAATGAATTAGTTGATTTTTCTTATCTTACTAAAACTAAGGAAAAGTTCATTGATCTTAATATATATAAGAAAAAAGAAGAGTTAGAATACGAATTATCATGTTTAGAAGAATTAATAGATTTCTATAAGTATGATACTGGTTTTGATGTACAAGAAATAAAAGATATTTCTAGACAATTAAAATCATTAGAAGTTTTGGGTTCATACTTAGAAGTAGATGATATTTTAAATATTAAAATCACCTTAGCATTATACAGAAAGTCTAAGAGTAGAGCAAAAGTATGTAGAGATAAATATAAAAAAATATGGAACATATTTTCAAATGATATAGAAACTAAGGAATTAGAACAAATCATAGACGAGGTTATTGATGATAAAGGTGAAATAAAAGATGATGCTAATTTAGCAATAAGAGATATTAGAAAACAAAAAAAAGTTATAAACTTAAATATTAAAGACAAAATTGAAAATATTTTTAATGATACTAACTTATCTAATGCAATCGCAGAAAAAATAATAACTACAAGAAATGATAGATATGTTATTAATGTTAAAACTGATTTTAAGGGTTTAATAAAAGGTATAGAACATGATAGATCAAGAGCAGGAAATTCAGTATATATAGAACCTTTAACTATTGTATCTCTTAATAATAAGATAAGAGAATATGAATCAAAAGAAAGAGAAGAAATAAGAAGAATTTTAATTAGGGTAAGTGAATACTTAAGAAATAATAAAGATATATTAGAAAATGTTTTTGCAATTAATCAAAAATTAGATTTTTTAAATGCAAAAGTAATGTTTAGTTTGAAATATGATTGTAATATTCCAAAGATTTCTAATAAACCTTTACTTTATTTAAAAGACGCTAGACACCCATTATTAAAAAAAGAAGAAGTTGTAGCACTTAATTTTAGTTTAAGTGATAATGAAAGATTAATGTTAATTACAGGACCAAATACTGGGGGTAAAACAGTTACTTTAAAGGTTGCAGGTTTACTTACTTTAATGGCTTTGTCTGGGTTAGCAATACCTGCTCATGAGAAGTCTGAGATAGGAATGTTTGATAGAGTTTTAGCTGATATAGGCGATGAGCAAAGTATAGAGCAAAATTTATCATCATTTTCATCACATGTAAGTTCAATAGCACATGTTATTGATACTTGTACTTCTAAAAGTTTAGTATTATTAGATGAGTTAGGTTCAGGAACAGATCCTACTGAGGGTTCTGCATTTGCAATGGCTATAATAGACTATTTAACTTCAATGAAATGTTATGGAATTATAACAACACATTATAGTGAAGTTAAGGCACATGCATTTGAAAATCAAAATATAAAAAGTGCATCTATGGAATTTGATATTAAAACATTAAAACCAACATATAAACTTATAGAGGGTATACCTGGCGAAAGTAATGCACTAATAATTGCTAAAAATTATGGTATAAACGATGAAATTATTGAAAATGCTAAGTCATATATAAGTGAAGATAATAAAAAAGTAGAAAAAATGTTGCTTGCAATAAAAGAAAAAAATGATTTATTAGAAAAGCAAAATTTAGAAGTTGAAAATTTAAAATTAAATCTAAATAATTTAAAAGAAGAATATAATGCAAAATTAATTGAAATAGAAAATGAAAAGGAAAAAATAATTTCTGATAGCATAAGTAAAGCAGATGAATATATTAAAAATATGCAGGCTAAGGCCAAGGCATTAGTTGATAAAATAAATATAGAAGATGCAAATAAGGAAAGTGCAAAAAATATACAAAGAAATATTAATATGCTATATAATTCTATAATAGAGGATAAGAAAAAAGTTAATAAAAAGAAAAAAATCACAAGCAATGATATTGATTTTAAGGTTGGAGATGAAATTTTTGTAAGCTCACTTAATAGAAATGCTAAAATATTAAAAATTATTGAAAATAAGGCTTCTTTACAGGTACAAGCAGGTATTTTAAAACTATTGGTTCCTATAAGTGAAGCAAAAAAAATAAAAAAACAAAATAATACTAACAAAGGTTATACAAGTTTTAGTAGAACTGAATCTAAGGCTCAGCTAGATGTAAGGGGTAAATTTGCAAATGATGCAATACATGAGATAGAGACATTTTTAGATAGTGCTACTTTATCTGGTTATACATTAGTATATATAGTTCATGGAAAAGGAACTATGGTATTAAGACAAAAAATAAGAGAGTATTTAAATACTTCACCTTATGTTTTAGAATTTAAAGATGCACCACAAAATGAGGGTGGGCATGGTTGTACCATAGTATCACTTAAATAGGGGGAAATATGAAATTATATAATACATTAACGAATAAATTGGAAGAATTTATACCAATAGATAAGAATATGGTAAAAATGTATGTATGTGGACCTACTGTATATAACTATATACATATAGGGAATACAAGACCAATAGTAGTTTTTGATGTATTGGCAAGATATTTGAAATATACTGGCTACAATGTAAAGTATGTTCAAAATTTTACTGATATAGATGATAAAATAATAAAAAAAGCCAATGAAGATAGTATAAGTATAGAAAAAGTAACTACTAAATATATAAATGCATTTATGGAAGATACGTCTAAACTTAATTTATTAGATGATATAATTAGGCCTAAAGTAACAGATAATATGAATGAAATCATACAAATGATACAAAAATTAATAGATAATGGTTATGCTTATCAAAAAGATAAAGACGTTTTATTCTCAATTTCTAAATTTAAAGATTATGGGAAATTATCAAATCAAAAATTAGATGAGTTAAATTCTGGTGTTAGAATAGAAGTTGATAATAATAAAGAAAATGTATTTGATTTCGTACTGTGGAAAGCTCAAAAAGAAAATGAGCCATACTATGAGTCGCCTTTTGGACATGGAAGGCCAGGTTGGCATATAGAATGCAGTGCTATGATAAAAAAATACTTAGGAGATAATATAGATATACATGCTGGTGGTCAAGATTTAATATTTCCACACCATGAAAATGAAAGAGCACAATCAATTTGTGAAATGAATGAAAAAAGTTTTTTTGTGAAATATTGGTTACATAATGCATATGTAACATTAAATTCAGAAAAAATGAGTAAATCTACTGGTAATTTTATGTTACTAAGAGAAGCATTGGAAAAATTTGATGGAAATGTTATAAGATATTTTATACTTACAAGTCATTATAGAAAAAGCCAAAATTTTAGTATAGATGAATTAGAAAATTCTAAAAAAACTTTAAATAATATAAATAAAAATTTAATTAAATTTAGTGAATATAAAGGAGATAATCATTGTATAGATATAGAAAATGATAATGAATTATCTAATATTATCAAAGAATTTGAAAAAGAATTTATTAATGCATTAGAAGATGATTTAAATACACCAAAGGCATTATCAACAATATCTATTGCAATAAATAAAACGAATAAATTATTAAATAAAGATAGTGGACTAAACTATAATTTAATGGCCATAACTATAAAAAAATATTTAGAAGAAATATTGGGAGTAAAAATGTTAGAAAAAGAAGTAGATGATAATACTGAAAAAATTGTTGAAATATTGCTTAATGTAAGAGATAAACTAAGAGAAACTAAAAATTATGAATTATCTGATTATATTAGAGATGAATTAAATAAATTAAATATAAATATAAATGATAAGAAGAAGGGGTAAAATGGGAATTTTTAAATTTTTAAGAATATTGAGAGTAAAAAAGAGTATATCTATTGATTTAGGGACTGCTAATATTCTTATATACGACAAACAAAGAAAAAAGATAGTTCTAAATGAACCGTCAGTTGTGGCACTAGACAAAAAGACTAAAAAAGTTATAGCAGTTGGAACAGAAGCAAGACAAATGCTTGGGAAAACTCCTGATAGTATCTTAGCCATAAAACCATTAAAAGAAGGAGTAATTGCAGATTTAGATGTAACTCAACAGATGCTAAATCATTTTATCAAGAAAATATATGGATATGGACTATTCAAGCCAGAAGTTATGATATGTGTTCCATTAGAAGTAAGTTCTGTTGAAAGAAAAGCATTATTTGATGCAGTATATGGGGCTAAAAAAATATATATAATTGAGGAAGGTAGAGCAGCGATAATAGGTTCTGGAATTGATATAACTAAACCAAGTGGAAACATGGTAGTTGATATAGGTGGTGGATCTACTGATGTGGCTATTTTATCACTTAATGAAGTAATATCATCTAAATCACTAAAAATAGCTGGAAATACTTTTGATGATGATATAATAAAATATATAAAAAATAAGTATAATCTTTTAATAGGAGAAAGAGCAGCAGAAAGAATTAAAAAAACATTAGGAACAGCCATCGTAGTTAAAGACCCTAAAATTATGGAAGTAAAAGGTTTAAATTTAACTATTGGTTCGCCTGCTAGTGTAGAAATAAATGAAAATGAAGTTTATGAAGCAATAAAAAATTCATTATTTAAAATTGTTAGTGCTACTAAAGAAGTATTGGAAAAATGTCCACCTGAATTAGCCGCAGACATATTAGATAATGGTATAGTTATGACTGGTGGAGGTTCACTTATTCAGAATTTCACAACTTTATTAGAAGAACAAGTTAAAGTAAAAGTATTTCTATCAAAAAATCCACTAGATTCTGTGGTATTAGGTGGAGGATATGCATTTGATAATAAAAAGTTATTGCATACATTACAAATGAAAGAAAATTAATGGAAAAAATGAATAATACAACTATATTACTATATTCAGATGCAAGAATAGATTTGAAAAAATATGCATATGAATATACAATAGATATATTTAAAAATAAAGAAATTGAATATGTTGAACAAGATGTTATATATCTTGAAAACATAAAAATATCTGATTGTCGTGAAATAGTAGAAAAAGCAATAGAAAGTTCATATAAAGGTCTTAAAGTATTTATATTAAACTTAAATGGTATTAGAAATGAGGCAAGTAATTCTTTACTAAAAATCATAGAAGAACCGCCAAGAGATACCATATTTTTGCTGTTATCAAATAATAAAGATAGTATACTAGATACTATTTTATCAAGATGTATAAAAAAATATATAAAACCTAAAACTTCAACTATTAATAATTATATATATGAAATTTTTGATGGAAATATTGAATACATTAATGAATATGAGAGTAGTGATATAGAAATTTCAAATTATGAAATTAATAATTTTGATGATACTTTGGAAGCAATAGAACAATATTACAAAACTGATAAAAATATATATACTTTTTTAAAATTTAAATTTGCTTTAAAATATTTAATAATGGAAGTTAAATTTGAAAGTAGTAAAAATAAAATGACTTTTATACAAAATATAATTGATAAAATATCAAATGATAGGGAAATAACATTAGAGTTATTAAATAAATTAACTTTATTAGTTAGTTTTAAAGTTAGTAAAAAAGTATATGAAATATTAGTAAATTTGAAAAATAGTATAAAAAATAATACTAATGTTAGAGCAATAATATATATGTATTTATGCATAATATTAGAGGAGGTATAATGTATAAAACACTAATTAGTGATTTAGATGGAACTTTATTAGATGCTAACCATGATATAAGTGACGATTCTATATCTTTATTAAAAAGATTAAATGATAAAGGTGTAGAAATTATTTTAGCAACTGGTAGAAACTATATTGACGCAAGAAGAATAAAAGATAAATTAGATTTTGAAATAGATATAATTACATCAAATGGGGCAGAAATAATAACAAAAAATGGAGAATTTTTATTTAAAGTTTTATTGAACAAGGATATAATTGAAAATTTAATTGAAATAGACTTTAAAAAATATTCTGATGAAATATATATGAATTTTATTGAAGATGATGATTGGGTATGTATTGAAAAATACCCAGAAAATCACCCTATTTTAAATTGGACTAGTGATGAATGGAATTATAATATTAAAAATATGAATAATCTTAATTTAAAAAATATAATAAAAATATTTTTTGTAGGTCCTAATGATAAATTAAAAACATTATTAGAGGAAGTTAAAGCCATAATAGGGAATGAAGCAAATTATGCATTTACATTGCCCACTTGTTTAGAAATATTTCCTAATGGAATAAATAAAGCCAATGCAATAAAGAGATTAAATTTAGATTTTAATAATGCAGTTGCTTTTGGAGATGGATTTAATGATTTAGAAATGTTAAGATTAGTAAAAAAAGCATATTTAATGGGAAATGCTTCATACGAATTAAGAGAAATATTACACGATATAGAAGTTATAAAGCCCAATACTGAAAATGGTATGCAAGAAAAGCTAAAAGAAATTTTTGGAGTTGATTAATATGGCAATAGGAATTTTTGACTCAGGTGTAGGTGGGTTGACAGTTTTAAAAGAATTAAAGAAAAAATATCCAAATAATCAATTTATTTATTTTGGAGACTTAGGGAACTTCCCATATGGAAAAAAAACAAATGATGAAATAATAAAATATTCAAAGAATATTACTGAATTTATGTTGAGTAAGAATATAAAAGATATAGTAATTGCATGTAATACTGCAACTGCCATTGCTTATGATATTTTGAAAAAAGAATATAGTGATATAAATTTTTATGGTATTATTGATTCTGTTTGTGAACAGATTAAAAGTAATAATATAACTGTAATAGGAACTAATGCGACCGTTAGGTCTAATATATATAAAAATAGATTATTAGATAAGGTAAAATACCAAATTGCAGCACCTAAATTAGTTGAATATGCTGAAAGAGTTAACAAAAATGGTGTAGAAGAAATTATAAAAGAATATATAAGTGCTGATTTAGTTGAAAAAACTGATATATTATTGGCATGTACTCATTTTCCATTACTTAATGAAAAAATTAAGAAAGTATATCCTAATATTAATTTAATAGATCCTGCAATTTATTTAGCCAATACTATAAATTTTGAAACTACTTATAAAGAACAACAAGATATATTTTATACCTCAGGAGAATTAGAATATTTTAAAATACAATTAAAAAATATTCTTGGAAAGGAGAATATAGATGTACGAGTACATAAATGGAATACTAACTGTTAAAAATTTAGAATACGTATGCATTGATATAATGGGCTTAGGTTATTTAATATATATACCTTTCAAAACTCATGAGAAGTTAGTTAATATAAATGAAAAAGAAAAATTATATATTTACACTAATGTTAAAGAGGATGACATAAGATTGTATGGTTTTAAAACAAAAGATGAAAGAGATATATTTGTTAAAACAATTTCAGTTAGCGGTGTAGGACCTAAAATTGCATTATCTATACTATCAGTATTTACACCTTCAGAAATAGCAGGTATAGTTAAGTCAGATGAATACAAGATACTATCAAAAGTACCTGGTTTAGGTGTTAAAAAAGCACAAAAATTAATCATTGAACTAAAAGATAAATTAAATGATTTTGAAGTAGATACATTAGGATTTGAAGTTCATATAATTAAGAATGAATTGAAATTAGCATTAGAATCATTAGGTTATAATAAAATAAAAATTGAAGATTATATTAGTGATGATGAAATTAAAACAATTAATAATAGTGGTATACTTATGAAAGAAATTTTAAAGAAAATCAGTAACAAAAAATAAATTAGAATTGTTAGAATATTTAATGTGCTTTACAAAGGTTCATATAAAATATATAATATTAAATAAAAAGATTAGGAGAGAATATGTTATATAAATTTACATACTTTGAATTATCACATATAAATGCTTTAATACTTTACTTTATAGTGGGAGTAATAATTATAGGATTACCATTTTTTATAAGAGATTTAGAAAAAACTATATATACTAAATGCATAGGTTATTTTATAATAATTTTAAAATCATTTGATATATTTTATAGAGTATACTTTGAAAAACATCATATAAAAGACGTTTGGCCATTACATTTATGTAATATAGCAGTCATATTGGCAGGAATATATCTAATAACTAAGAAAAATATTATATTTAATTTGGTATATTTTTACTATACAGGTGCAATATTAGCAGTTATATTACCTGGTTTAGATTATTTATATACTAAAACTTATGTGTATATATTTATAGGTACACATATGCTAGAAATAATAGCAGTACTATATGCATTAATACATTTAGATGCGAGAGTAACTAAAAAAGGATTAAAATTATCATTAGGAGTGTATTTAATAATTAGTATATTGATAAGATTATTAAACAATACTATAGGAACAAATTATATGTTCCTAAATGATTATATATTACCAGCAGTTTCATTTATAAAACCGCTAAATTTATACGCAATTTTACTTACAGCATTATTTATGTTATCAATGCTAATTACATATATACCATTTATGTATTCAGATAATGACGAAATAGAAGAAAAAATAATAGGTTAGGTTTTGTCCTAACTATTTTACTATAAATAGGAGAGCAACTATGAAAAATTTAGTAATATTAGGCAATTTTGATGGAGTGCATATAGGGCATCAAAATTTAATTAGTAGTGCAGTAGAATATGCTAGAAAGAATAATTTAAGACCTATAGTATACACATTTTCAACTTTATCAAAAAATAAAGAATTTTTAACAACAATAAATCAAAGGAAAGAATTAATATATAATTTAGGTGTTGATGAAGTTATAATTGATGATTTTGATAGGGTAAAAATGTATACTGCAAAAGAATTTGTAGAGAAAATATTAAAAAAAGAATTAAATGCCAAAGTAGTATTTTGTGGTTATAATTATAAATTTGCATATATGAAAGAAGGAAATGTAGAAATTTTAAAAGACTTGATTGAGACAATAGTCTTTCCTGAATTTAGGCTAGAAAATGAATTAGTTTCAAGTAGTAAAATAAGAGAATTACTTTATATAGGCGATATTTATAATGCAAGTAAATTATTAGGTAGAAATTTAGAATATAGGGGAATTGTAGTAAAAGGTAGACAATTAGGGAGATTAATAGGTTTTCCTACTGCAAATATAAAAATAACTGAAAATAAAA encodes the following:
- a CDS encoding endonuclease MutS2, coding for MKSYEDILEYYKIKNELVDFSYLTKTKEKFIDLNIYKKKEELEYELSCLEELIDFYKYDTGFDVQEIKDISRQLKSLEVLGSYLEVDDILNIKITLALYRKSKSRAKVCRDKYKKIWNIFSNDIETKELEQIIDEVIDDKGEIKDDANLAIRDIRKQKKVINLNIKDKIENIFNDTNLSNAIAEKIITTRNDRYVINVKTDFKGLIKGIEHDRSRAGNSVYIEPLTIVSLNNKIREYESKEREEIRRILIRVSEYLRNNKDILENVFAINQKLDFLNAKVMFSLKYDCNIPKISNKPLLYLKDARHPLLKKEEVVALNFSLSDNERLMLITGPNTGGKTVTLKVAGLLTLMALSGLAIPAHEKSEIGMFDRVLADIGDEQSIEQNLSSFSSHVSSIAHVIDTCTSKSLVLLDELGSGTDPTEGSAFAMAIIDYLTSMKCYGIITTHYSEVKAHAFENQNIKSASMEFDIKTLKPTYKLIEGIPGESNALIIAKNYGINDEIIENAKSYISEDNKKVEKMLLAIKEKNDLLEKQNLEVENLKLNLNNLKEEYNAKLIEIENEKEKIISDSISKADEYIKNMQAKAKALVDKINIEDANKESAKNIQRNINMLYNSIIEDKKKVNKKKKITSNDIDFKVGDEIFVSSLNRNAKILKIIENKASLQVQAGILKLLVPISEAKKIKKQNNTNKGYTSFSRTESKAQLDVRGKFANDAIHEIETFLDSATLSGYTLVYIVHGKGTMVLRQKIREYLNTSPYVLEFKDAPQNEGGHGCTIVSLK
- the cysS gene encoding cysteine--tRNA ligase — translated: MKLYNTLTNKLEEFIPIDKNMVKMYVCGPTVYNYIHIGNTRPIVVFDVLARYLKYTGYNVKYVQNFTDIDDKIIKKANEDSISIEKVTTKYINAFMEDTSKLNLLDDIIRPKVTDNMNEIIQMIQKLIDNGYAYQKDKDVLFSISKFKDYGKLSNQKLDELNSGVRIEVDNNKENVFDFVLWKAQKENEPYYESPFGHGRPGWHIECSAMIKKYLGDNIDIHAGGQDLIFPHHENERAQSICEMNEKSFFVKYWLHNAYVTLNSEKMSKSTGNFMLLREALEKFDGNVIRYFILTSHYRKSQNFSIDELENSKKTLNNINKNLIKFSEYKGDNHCIDIENDNELSNIIKEFEKEFINALEDDLNTPKALSTISIAINKTNKLLNKDSGLNYNLMAITIKKYLEEILGVKMLEKEVDDNTEKIVEILLNVRDKLRETKNYELSDYIRDELNKLNININDKKKG
- a CDS encoding rod shape-determining protein, which translates into the protein MGIFKFLRILRVKKSISIDLGTANILIYDKQRKKIVLNEPSVVALDKKTKKVIAVGTEARQMLGKTPDSILAIKPLKEGVIADLDVTQQMLNHFIKKIYGYGLFKPEVMICVPLEVSSVERKALFDAVYGAKKIYIIEEGRAAIIGSGIDITKPSGNMVVDIGGGSTDVAILSLNEVISSKSLKIAGNTFDDDIIKYIKNKYNLLIGERAAERIKKTLGTAIVVKDPKIMEVKGLNLTIGSPASVEINENEVYEAIKNSLFKIVSATKEVLEKCPPELAADILDNGIVMTGGGSLIQNFTTLLEEQVKVKVFLSKNPLDSVVLGGGYAFDNKKLLHTLQMKEN
- a CDS encoding Cof-type HAD-IIB family hydrolase codes for the protein MYKTLISDLDGTLLDANHDISDDSISLLKRLNDKGVEIILATGRNYIDARRIKDKLDFEIDIITSNGAEIITKNGEFLFKVLLNKDIIENLIEIDFKKYSDEIYMNFIEDDDWVCIEKYPENHPILNWTSDEWNYNIKNMNNLNLKNIIKIFFVGPNDKLKTLLEEVKAIIGNEANYAFTLPTCLEIFPNGINKANAIKRLNLDFNNAVAFGDGFNDLEMLRLVKKAYLMGNASYELREILHDIEVIKPNTENGMQEKLKEIFGVD
- the murI gene encoding glutamate racemase, which translates into the protein MAIGIFDSGVGGLTVLKELKKKYPNNQFIYFGDLGNFPYGKKTNDEIIKYSKNITEFMLSKNIKDIVIACNTATAIAYDILKKEYSDINFYGIIDSVCEQIKSNNITVIGTNATVRSNIYKNRLLDKVKYQIAAPKLVEYAERVNKNGVEEIIKEYISADLVEKTDILLACTHFPLLNEKIKKVYPNINLIDPAIYLANTINFETTYKEQQDIFYTSGELEYFKIQLKNILGKENIDVRVHKWNTNC
- the ruvA gene encoding Holliday junction branch migration protein RuvA, with the protein product MYEYINGILTVKNLEYVCIDIMGLGYLIYIPFKTHEKLVNINEKEKLYIYTNVKEDDIRLYGFKTKDERDIFVKTISVSGVGPKIALSILSVFTPSEIAGIVKSDEYKILSKVPGLGVKKAQKLIIELKDKLNDFEVDTLGFEVHIIKNELKLALESLGYNKIKIEDYISDDEIKTINNSGILMKEILKKISNKK
- a CDS encoding YwaF family protein, with product MLYKFTYFELSHINALILYFIVGVIIIGLPFFIRDLEKTIYTKCIGYFIIILKSFDIFYRVYFEKHHIKDVWPLHLCNIAVILAGIYLITKKNIIFNLVYFYYTGAILAVILPGLDYLYTKTYVYIFIGTHMLEIIAVLYALIHLDARVTKKGLKLSLGVYLIISILIRLLNNTIGTNYMFLNDYILPAVSFIKPLNLYAILLTALFMLSMLITYIPFMYSDNDEIEEKIIG
- the ribF gene encoding riboflavin biosynthesis protein RibF, with product MKNLVILGNFDGVHIGHQNLISSAVEYARKNNLRPIVYTFSTLSKNKEFLTTINQRKELIYNLGVDEVIIDDFDRVKMYTAKEFVEKILKKELNAKVVFCGYNYKFAYMKEGNVEILKDLIETIVFPEFRLENELVSSSKIRELLYIGDIYNASKLLGRNLEYRGIVVKGRQLGRLIGFPTANIKITENKIRIPNGVYGSYTKIEGYEKEFLSITNIGTNPTISDNNELNIETHILDFKDNIYDKKIKVRLCTKIRNEVKFSTIEDLKKQINIDTNKWRIENVKYSN